The Engraulis encrasicolus isolate BLACKSEA-1 chromosome 11, IST_EnEncr_1.0, whole genome shotgun sequence nucleotide sequence ATGTGTATATAAAGCTAAATAGGCCTAGACAACTTAAgtatcagtgtactgtatgtgtataactgtgtgtgtgtgtgtgtgtgtgtgtgcgtgtgtgtgtgtgtgtgtgtgtgtgtgtgtgtgtgtgtgtgtgtgtgtgtgtgtgtgtgtgtgtgtgtgtgtgtgtgtgtgtgtgtgtgtgtgtgtgtgtgtgtgtgtgtgtcttacaataTGGGCCCTACACTGTAAATATCTATTTATTTGACAAAGGGGCAAGAAACTAGGCTCTAACGGACAGACAGTCTCATTTCTTGGTTTCCTCAATCTGTTCGACTTCACTGGACTCGTCCACCACTTTCCCATTGATCATGGTCTGGGTCACCACCTTCACGATCTTCCTGGTTCGAACGTCAGGCTCCTCTgcaaaggggaggtgagagaaaaacagaaacagagaagggaagaaagaaaaagaattaaGAATTATCTTGATTTTATTAATTACATTTCTTCCCCCCAAAAAGCTATGGAATAACCTGCTCAAGGtcacttgtactgtatgtataccaCAGAACAAAATGGTTTGCATATATATgccattaaaattatattttgcagtgttaattcaatactcagGATCAGAATTAATACTCATAGAGTTGATCATATGGCACTTATATTTACTATGTACATTTATCTGTTTACCAATGACAAAAACAGTAGTGTAAGCCACAACATTGTATGAAGTTCAGAGTGTGCGACAACTAGACCTACTGTTTTCAGCAGTGAAAGTATTGGACCGCTGAACGCACCTCACATAGTGTGCGTTCAAAAcaactaaagaaaaaaaaacaggagatcCAGAAGGAGCCGGGGAATCTAACGGCAACGGTGAGTGTTTACGAGGTTGTTATGGCGATGTAGTACAAGCAGAGGGAAGTGGAGTTGAGGTGTGAGAGAGGGACGCCAGATTACAGTGGGCGGCAACTTGTCCTGACACCATGTTGATAACAGCACATTTTCAGGTCAAGGGTGACAGAGAAGTCAGAAAGCAGTCTGAGATCTGGTGgccatttggtggtggtggtgggggggttggagttACATTTATGTTGTGTTTATATATTTCTGAATGATTTTCTGCATCCTCGTTGATCACTCATTCAACCATTTCTGTTCActcatctccccctccttctccctctttctctctctctgtgtgcatgcgtgcgtacaatgcatgacgtttgtgtgtgtgtgtgtgtgtgtgtgtgtgtgtgtgtgtgtgtgtgtgtgtgtgtgtgtgtgtgtgtgtgtgtgtgtgtgtgtgtgtgtgtgtgtgtttgtgtgtgtgtgcacgcattacTCACTTTTTGGTGGAGGAGGGACCTCTTTCATCCTGcaggggaaagggaaagaggTTAGAATTCCACAGCTCACTTATGACGTATTATTTATTATGTAATATTTGTAAGCTATCGGTTCAGATTAGTAATTAAAGCAATTCTATGTCATCATATTCTACTTTGTTTGGTTGTATTCTTGTATAGatgcaaaagttcaaagatccatgcattTATGCTTATATAGATGTTTTAGATGGGCataggggtctgttgtccccggcccagggagagaggagggcccagaattgggtcctcattgcattgtatgcattggattggGGGGCCTTTTTAATGACTTtcccccaggcccagccaaagctgccagcatgTATTACTGTATTACTGAATTAACTATTAAATTCTGAAAGCATAAAAAAACGACAACGcacccttcctctccttccaGCAGCCTCCTGTAGGTGGCGATCTCCATCTCCAGGTTCTGCTTGATGCGCAGCAGCTGCTCGTAGTCCGTCTTGTTGCGCTGCATGTCGAGGCGCAGCTGCGACAGGTCGTCCTCCAGCTGCGACAGCGTGGCCTGCAGACGCTCCATCTCCAGCGCATACTTCTGACCCGTCTCACCCAGGTTACCCTCCAGGGTCGCCAGCTAAgaaagacaggtagacagacagtcaATGGTGCCACTAATACTTCTGTCCCGTCTCCCCCAGGTTACCCCACAGGGTCGCCAGcagaagacagatagacagatggacaggcagatagacaggcagatagacagacacatgcaACCAAATGTGCCAGCtaccacacaatgacacacacacacacacatttacactcagGGCTCTATTGTGCAACTATATCACAAATGCGACCACATTTTTCGGCAGTGTCACAGACAGGCGCCATTAATACTTCTGACCTGTCACCCCCAGATTACCCTGTACAGTAACCCAGCTAAGACTAAGGGAcagacattatattatattatatttagcaGTTGCTATTATTAAAAATTAGTTTATTGGCCCTGTGACCCAACATGCCACTACACTAGATGCCTTGCTGTAGCCATGAATGGTGGCAAGAAGAATTAAAAGAACAGTAAAAAGCCTTTTAGGTTATCATACAGTGGAACTGATGTAACAACTATCTGTTGTCATGCAGAGTATTAGGTTTGTACTCACGCCATGAGTTTATTTCTGattttactttatacacctctggttCCAACCCACGTTCAattatgggattcgaacccgtgACCCTCTGTTCTAACAACTTAACCGTTAGGCCTACGACACGCTAGTCATGTGATCGATACTGACCCCCATGTCCTACTTCAAGGAGGCCGATAGCATCTGAGGCCACCATTGTTGCCATCCAATCTCTATACGACTGGCATGCACGGTGTCTAAGGTTTCATCTTGGACCAGGAGGACCGTGTTGGACTAAGTATCTTCTTGGCCTCCTTGGCTCATCAGTCACATCTGTAATATTGTACCATCCGTGATATGTGAGCATCAACCCTTGTAGCTACTAGAGCGACAGAACCATTGTCCACATTAGTGCACAGAGTGTACTGTCCTCTCTCATCCCTGTTGTCTCTTTACCTTCTGTGTctttcatgaacacacacatacgggtgcacacacacacgcgcttgcgcacacacacacacacacacacacgggcgcgcgcacacacacacattcatgcaaagTAAACAATGAGTCACTTCAGTTAATCCATTCCCTTGATTCCCAGTCTTGTGTCTTTGGCCAACCCTTTTAGCCTTTAAAGTCTTCATTCCTTCAAGATATCCAGATAAAGTCAGTCAGGCGCTTCTCACCGCTTTTCCCATAAGAGACTGacccagggttggactggtaatctgacatacaggacattttcaaGGTGGGCCGATGGTTTTCGAGGGCcagtgctgttgttttttgtttcttgttttttttccctttgagACCAGGGGCCTAttaatactacaaagctggttcaggataagttaaggttaagttaagaggtaaatcatctaatagatgagtctggagtccttattttcttaagaaaagctcttgtattagatgatttacttcttaacttaaccttaacttatcctgaaccagctttgtagtataggccaatGCCCTCAATTGATATGGGATGGCCCATTGGtctataccaggggtggggaacctttttcattccaggggtcacttcaaattgctccgagggccgtaaaagtcctccgagggctgtactatgaacacaaaccaggatttcccctagcACTTTAAgcctgtattgaaggcagccacctttaaaacagacctcaccttctctaggttccctgaatatagcATCATTGAATTGCAAATGTGTTTtataagattccattacaaaatgtgtcatatttcaagtgaagctgcataacattgcaattacatcgggggccggataaaacggcctcaagggccgcaaatggccctcgagacattggtcccccacccctggtctagagagagagagagagagagagagagagagagagagagagagagagagagagagagagagactttattaatccccaaggggaaattgagtgccacctggtcatacacacaacacataacaggaagacaggacaaatacataataaataagagctaagaaatAAATTAAAAAGTGGACTGAGCATACTATTGTAGAATAGCAggaggctggtctatgccaaaaatgccctggCTATTTtcccatcccagtccagcccaggaCTGGGCCAAGTGGTCTGTTGAGTACGCGCCACAGaactaaaaataataatgtaGTGTCCACACCAAACAAGCGCTATCAGCTGTTTTGACTCCTTGAGTGAAACCTCGGAATGGCAAGACTGCAAAAAAAGTGTTTGTTTTGTGTATCATTTGGACTGATTATGATGGTAGGAATGCCCTCATCACCAACATGTCTCCCCAGCCAACAGAGACAGATAACTGCATTGGCCTACAGGGCCCAGgatcaggggcccaagagtcaacaGGCCCCTTAGGCCTAAGGCGATATATTTCTTTTCTCATATTATATTGCGGCATAATTGCAGTTTTAACGGCTgaatcgttttgttttttttcttgaggtACAACCCCCTAAACCCCCAATAACATAGACTCTCATATCTGGCCCAGAATCCTGATTGTTTTGTGAACTatcaacacccatggagggggggggctttcttgttgtctggccctggGGCCGATGGAATCATAGCCTGTCCCTGTCAGCCAGCTCCCAGCTTGCGGCAGAATTCCCtctgctctttttttcttctcgtcTTGAGAATTCCCTCTGCTCTGTTTTTGTGCTTCTTGCAGTGAGTGTTTGGCTTAGATAAAGATACCTCTAGTCTCCAAGAGAAATCAGCTAATCCCTACTGAGCACCACCGAGTGTCCTCACATTACCCTGTGAGGCGGACAATcaatgagtctctgtgtgtgagtactGTTTTTCAAGAGGAAGTGGTTTGAAGTCATTTTCCTCTCGTCGTAGATCTGGATAATGGAAATCAGCAGGGAGTCTAACTGATATGATCAGATACAGTAGGTAGACTCAGTGGTCGATTCAATATTTTGTTTTACTTATTTTGACAAAGTTTTtggtgagagcccgcacacctcgaatgtttcttttttagcaggtgcagcttttcaaggtactccagtcttcatttaggtcaaggaagagcgcgacactgcttcttcacaattcaccacttttttatttttccttatTTTTAGTTTTACTTATTTTCCCATTGGTATGATACTGAAGCTTGTCTGCTTGTCTGAAGCTGGTCTGCTTCTGTGATGGGTATATACAATATATTACTGTACAAGTTTGTGTGAGGGATTGATAGGATGGCATACAGTACTACACTCAGAGAGAATACAGGTAGAGGGATGTACGTACTATTTTTGGTATACCTGTTTGTGTGGATTCAAATACGAATTGGCTTGTGCAGGTATTCATGCAATATTGTTGGCTGTTTGCTTAAGCATACCTATCTGCCAAGGAGCGATATGATTTTTGCTACATGTTTGGCCGACGTCTGTATGATTTGGATAACTGTTTGACTTTGGCATGATTGGCTGCCTTTCTATGTTGGCTCAACAGAATTGGCAGGGGCGGTTTTAGACAAGGGCCAGGGtggacctagcctgggaactcccatactgcctttagttctacacaatcgtttcgatctgaaagacagtctggcgaggatgactcataacatccaagatcatgggccctgtgtcataatggccaagcattccgaccttaacagtttctctgcccaatcagagagcagggcagtgcgtgtcttaatagccaagtattctgccccctgcggaatttacaataggcaactccccagacctaatctcacttgtgattaggtctggtatTAACCAGGCAAGGGTGAACCAGGGCCCTGTAGAATTGTTCCTGGCCCCTCTGTGCCCCCTGCGCCAAGCAGCCATTGATATAGCTTCTCAGCTTTCAATAGATTtcatttattgcttttcatgtgctTCCGATGATGACGCAGGTGTTTTTGAAGGTGTTTTAGGCaacactgggtttagaaaaagacacatactgtatttggcaAAAGTTAAGGTCAAAGAGTAAGGGGGGGCCCTTCAAAACATGCTGGCCTCTCTCtggcccccctggtaattttggtctacAACCGCCACTGAGGATTGGCTACCTGTTTGTGCTGAAGTTAACCTAATTGGCTATTAATTTGTGGTGACTTCAGTTTTGCAAACATCAACCTGATGCACTGActcggacacatcatcagtgttgtttcctggagtcactgggtgtttcgggtcttacaACAGACACCCTCGACCAGGCGACTCGACCAGGGCTGATCAGACCCCGGCCTGTGTTCGAGTGGCATTCtattccccccacctctctcccctcctcagccaGAGCCATCTGGACGCTTTCTCAGCtgcctctgtgttgttgttgatggctcTCTTCCAATTGGCCCCTGTTATGCCTATTATTGTGGTGACTTCAACCTGATTGGCTACCTGTTTGTGCAGGCTCTCCAGCTCCACCTCCAGGGTCTGCAGGAAGCGTTGGCGCTCGCTGAGCTCGTTCTGGGCGCTCCGCAGGGCCTCGTTGCTCTCCCTCACCTCATTCTGCACATTCtccagctgaaacacacacacgcacacgcacacacacacacacacgcacacacacacacacacatacacatggctcGATCAAGATAGGCCATGCTTGTAGCGAAGAGGAGTAGGGTTGGCCCACCGGTACTCTGACCTTTTGGGGAACCATACTGGGGtactgactgctacaccaaagagcctgaCTCATTGGTGTGACAGCCAGAGCGTACTCGCAACCCTAGTGATGCACACTCCATCACAATGCTGTACATGCAACTGTCAGAAGAAACAAGAGGACTGTCTTGAATGAGTTTCAGCAGTAAGGCTACTCCTTGGGCCTCATTAGAGGCCTTCGTTAAGATGTCAGAAATCTGTTGTCCCTAAGAGGTCAGGACACCAAAGTGTACTTTGAAGAGGGCTGTTCAAATAAGCAAGACGTAACACTAATACGGCGCACATATTTACTAAATACTAAGTCAATATTAACCTTATAGGAATATTATGACTACTTGGGAATACTTTGAGGTATTCCTCACCACCCCCTCAAAAAGCACATGTACATGAAGTCAATCAGGAATGTTATGttctaataacaataataatacaaagaAATAACACAATAATAGCACATTGCTTTGAGGTTCCTAGACCCTTGCGGTACCACTGCTCACCTTAACActaatagcctacatgtactgagtaaacacagaataataAGTCAATGCTGCTTATGTCTTTAGACaacatgaatgagtgaatgagtaccTACCGTCTTATAACCAACCGTCTTGCCATACCTCTGCTGACCCATGAGGTGCTGGTGGTTACAGACACGGATATTTtgaaatgcagatattttttatcCGTTGACGAGTAAACACATCATGTGGATAAAATCACAAACTCCATTgagacaggtgcgttttagcccccgaAATGGGATATGTTTAAAACCAGAGTTTTGAACTGCACATTCTAGAACTTTGTTTACGTGTCAATGAGAGGCCAAAGCCAATGGCTGTTTCAACAGCTTCGAAGTTTATCGAGATAATATGAGCTGGATGAATCTTGACTTTCCCATGCTGAGTAAATATTAATATAAGAAtaaataatattacattacatacattgcactgcacttagctgacactttcatttattcaaagcgacttagttattatttgtcagggtattggttacagtccctggggtaatgtgggattaggtgccttgctcaagggcacttcagccatggatggagatgtagggagaggttaggggctttcaaacctgcaacccctagattgaaagaccaactcgctaaccactaggccacggctgccccaataaGTGTGACTAGGCTATCCTCTCGTGACTGACCTTCTTGCGGTACCACTGTTCGGCCTGCTCCTTGTTCTTTGAGACGATGCCCTCGTACTGGTTCCTGAGGTCCGACAGGACGGCCCCCAGCTCCGGCCCACGCGCCGCATCCACCTCCACGTTCACCTCCTCACGCGCAATGCGAGACCTCCAGGTATCCatttcctaaacacacacacacacacacacacacacacacacacacacacacacacacacacacacacacacacacacacacacacacacacacacacacacacacacacacaaacacacagccgcaAAAAAGATTGAGGTaaatatacacaaacagacagtacAGATACagcgcgtacacacaaacacacacacaaacacacacacacacactttgagaaaTTTAAAAAGTGAACAGAAATTAAgaccagcacacatacacacacacacacacacacacacacacacacacacacacacacacacacactcacacacacacacacacacacacacacacacacatacacaaagacgtgCATTGAGGCAAGGGCACACTcatgaacagacagacaaaagcatacacatacacacacactacacatatacgtacatacacaacTGACGCACATAGACTAGACGCACATAGTATACTGTGCACTGTACACCGTACAGAAACATATACAGGCACAAAAACAAATGCACTCAAAATGCagttacacacaccaacacccacacccatgcaaccaactacaccacacacacacacacacacacacacacacacacacacacacacacacacacacacacacacacacacacacacacacacacacacacacacacacacacacacacacacacacacacacacacacagagccccaatGCTTCTTGTAGTAATGGCCAGCGTGTGTTTGACACAATAAGGCCCCTGTTCTGTTCGGCGAGGCGGAAGGGTAAGGCGATCCGGCTCCAAAGCCAAGCGGAGGTGCAATCATGTCATCTAAGCAGATAAATGCGTTTTTACCGTATTCTCTACATTTCACAGGCTGGTGGCATCACCCAGGCCaatggcatgtgtttgtgtgtgtgtgtgtgtgtgtgtgtgtgtgtgtgtgtgtgtagtgtagtgtgtgtgtgtagtgtagtgtgtgtgtgtgtgtgtgttcacgtgtgtgtgtgtgagtgtgtgtgactgtgtgcatgcgtgcgttcatgtgtatgtgcgtgtgtgtgtgtgtgcgtgtgtgcattcatgtgtgtgcttgtgtgtgcgtgagttcatgtgtgtgcgcccgtgtgtgtgtgctcgtcgtGAGGCCAAACATACAGTACTATGGACATACGAACCTGCAAACTGGACACCACCGGGAGGCAGAGGGTCGCTGAGCTGCTGAACTGAGCTCTGAATTATTCACCTCTCCAATGTTCAATTCTTAATGATCAGAGTCTCATGTTGCCCATTGTGACTGACCCATGCGTGCAGGGCTGCATGCAtgcactgtgtagtgtgtgtgtgtgtgtgtgtgtgtgtgtgtgtgtgtgtgtgtgtgtgtgtgtgcgtgcgtgcatgcgcgtgcgcgtgtgcgtgcgtgagtgcatgcctaccgatgtgcgtgtgtgcgtgcatgtacgtgagCATGGTTTGGCTGGATCGTAGACCTGGCTACCGCACCCAGCTTGTCAAACAAACCCTCATGTGAATTAGCCTGCTACGGAGCGTCATgtgaatgctgctgctgctattgcagcTCGTTTGAATATGGAATACGGTCTCCTGGGACCACACACCTCCCGTGAAGGGGCTTATCGCCTTATCAGCTTGTTTCTTACACGTGTGTGTAACCATACAGCATATGGTCTCAGGATATGGCCAAGTCAACAAAtggcctctctttctttctctctgtctctccgtttctctgtctctctctctcttacacacacacacacacacacacacgcacgcacgcacgcacgcacgcacgcacacacacacacacacacacacacacacacacagatagatagataggaagaTGATCTGCAGGAGGGTGACGTGTCAAGTGTCATATGCCGTCGTGAACAGGTGGGTTTTGAGATGGCGCTTGAAGGAAAGGTCTCAATGCTACAACAACAAGTGTAAAAGCTATTTTCTTCCTGAAGACAAGGCTTGCTTATCTTCTTGTCTTATTGTAGGTGTTTAGTGACAAATCACTTTCAATATACTGTACTTCACCCTATTTGTTGCGCTGGTTTGTTGTAGTActatatcagagattctttaagtatatagagatatgccaacataataggtttctatgggcacctaacatgaccaggttccggtctgcctaaaggagcgtgtcataatgctcctagaatgaatagaacagtccttaggtcagtctgcctaaagggggatttcccccctctcccctttgcaataatagaacccggaaacaatgggccaatggaacctctctctctctactctctctgactatatCCTGCTGCATGTAATGGGATTTGAGAGTCTTTTAGCCTGCATGCCCCCTACCCATGATGATTTTCTAGACTTATTCTCGGTCAATTCCTAGAATTGCCAACCTAGCACCATAGACTTAATGTATACCGTCtacgtcaggggtgtcaaactctttTCAGGGGCCGCATGCAATCCATGTGATCTCAAGCGGGCCGCACTAGTAACATTATCGCCAAAAAAAACCGTTAGATCAGAGGATTCGTTTTCAGGACAATCGCCTTATCTTTTCAGCGTGTTTTAAaattgtgttgaatatgtagaaagcaatgcaatacttgTAGTCCTATGCAGGAataatttcattgatttcatcatTTCAATGTCATACACAACTAGGTTCATTCTGACAGGGGTCTGAAACGGATAGGAAATTACAGTTTAAACGAAATAGAGAAGACTCTGCAAGAATTTTAAAGGAGATTCATTGTTTCAACTCTCCCATAGAGATAAATTAGAAATGGCGATTTTATTCCGGTTTCCGCGTCTTGCCCCACCCCCCGTGGTTGGCCCACTTTTGAATCGAACATCCATTGTCAGTGGTACAAATCTCAGAGGAAGTTCTAGAATCTTTGGTTAGAACACTGACCTCCTCATGGTTCTTCTTGAGGAAGTAGAGTTCCTCCTTCAGGCTGTCCAGGTCTCCCCTCAGGCTGGCGTTGATCTGGTCGTGATCTGacttggccttcttcagggccacACAGTCCCTCTCCACAGACTGGGTCATCGCACTCTCAGCCTCCCACCtggaaacacagagacacacatacacattgcatAGAGTGCATGGGTACAcacgcaggcccgccgacaggaggggacaaaggggtatgttgtcccgggcccagggaaatatggggcccagaattgggtccccattacattgcatgtattggatagggggccctttcagattactttgtcctgggcccagcaaaagctgtcagcggccctgcacgcacgcattcacacacactttcctttctACCAGTGATACCAGTGAATTTCCTCCAACATTTGGCTGGTTGCactggtgttgatttagagcctTGTGTAACAAGCCCCTATTTGGGGAGGGAAACAAcagtgtaaaaacaaacaaagcgCTTTGCCAATGCCAACGCCAGTGCCAGTTCTTACTTGATCCTGAAGTCATCTGCGGCCAGCTTGGCGTTGTCTATCTCCAGCATGAGCCGAGCATTCTCCAGGGTCTTCTTCCTCAGCTGACGCACAccgaacagagacagagacacaagtGGTGATttttgaggtttgtgtgtgtgtgtgtgtgtgtgtgtgtgtgtgtgtgtgtgtgtgtgtgagtgacgtgtgtgtgtgtgtgtgtgtgtgtgtgtgtgtgtgtgtgtgtgtgtgtgtgtgtgtgtgtgtgtgtgtgtgtgtccggtgcaCCTGTGTCTGTACAGAGGACACAGTGTCAATTGTTGAggtaatgtctgtatgtgtgtgttcaagcgTGTTttgaacggacacacacacacacacacacacacacacacacacacacacacacacacacacacacacacacacacacacacacacacacacacacacacataataatttTGTC carries:
- the si:ch211-243g18.2 gene encoding keratin, type I cytoskeletal 18 isoform X1, which translates into the protein MASSYSVRSFSVGRQPSFSSLSLRDSGRKRSVAASVSFSSPLARSSSVSHDLNLNSLTLTHNNGLGNSTNEKEAMQSLNNRLASYLDKVRTLERSNADLELKIKKLMIERVPKGHDIDSMMAQAHALEQELRKKTLENARLMLEIDNAKLAADDFRIKWEAESAMTQSVERDCVALKKAKSDHDQINASLRGDLDSLKEELYFLKKNHEEEMDTWRSRIAREEVNVEVDAARGPELGAVLSDLRNQYEGIVSKNKEQAEQWYRKKHLMGQQRYGKTVGYKTLENVQNEVRESNEALRSAQNELSERQRFLQTLEVELESLHKQLATLEGNLGETGQKYALEMERLQATLSQLEDDLSQLRLDMQRNKTDYEQLLRIKQNLEMEIATYRRLLEGEEGMKEVPPPPKKEPDVRTRKIVKVVTQTMINGKVVDESSEVEQIEETKK
- the si:ch211-243g18.2 gene encoding keratin, type I cytoskeletal 18 isoform X2 encodes the protein MASSYSVRSFSVGRQPSFSSLSLRDSGRKRSVAASVSFSSPLARSSSVSHDLNLNSLTLTHNNGLGNSTNEKEAMQSLNNRLASYLDKVRTLERSNADLELKIKKLMIERVPKGHDIDSMMAQAHALEQELRKKTLENARLMLEIDNAKLAADDFRIKWEAESAMTQSVERDCVALKKAKSDHDQINASLRGDLDSLKEELYFLKKNHEEEMDTWRSRIAREEVNVEVDAARGPELGAVLSDLRNQYEGIVSKNKEQAEQWYRKKLENVQNEVRESNEALRSAQNELSERQRFLQTLEVELESLHKQLATLEGNLGETGQKYALEMERLQATLSQLEDDLSQLRLDMQRNKTDYEQLLRIKQNLEMEIATYRRLLEGEEGMKEVPPPPKKEPDVRTRKIVKVVTQTMINGKVVDESSEVEQIEETKK